In Candidatus Fusobacterium pullicola, a genomic segment contains:
- a CDS encoding undecaprenyl-diphosphate phosphatase → MNPFLIVIILGIVEGMTEFLPVSSTGHMILVEKFIGNGNLSKNFMDSFLIIVQLGAILAVVIYFWKDLTPFVEDKKALVSRIRLWAKVIIGVLPAAVIGLLLDDYISAYFMDNVFVVATTLIFYGIILIVIEKYYKTSGKIDTLGKLSYKLAFIIGFFQCLAMIPGTSRSGATIIGSLLLGLSRGVATEFSFFLAIPTMFGATLLKLIKNGLNFTALEWQLIGVGSLVSFVVAYLVIRWFMGYIRKRDFIFFGIYRIILGILVLLVLFL, encoded by the coding sequence ATGAATCCTTTTTTAATAGTTATAATACTAGGAATTGTAGAGGGAATGACAGAGTTTTTACCAGTTAGTAGTACTGGACATATGATCTTAGTTGAAAAATTTATAGGAAATGGAAATTTATCTAAAAATTTTATGGATAGTTTTCTTATAATTGTTCAATTAGGAGCTATTTTAGCAGTTGTTATATATTTTTGGAAAGATTTGACTCCTTTTGTAGAAGATAAGAAGGCACTTGTTTCACGAATTAGGTTATGGGCAAAGGTTATAATAGGAGTTTTACCAGCTGCAGTTATAGGATTATTATTAGATGACTATATATCAGCATACTTTATGGATAATGTTTTTGTAGTTGCAACTACATTGATATTTTATGGAATTATTCTTATAGTTATAGAAAAATATTATAAAACTAGTGGAAAAATTGATACATTAGGAAAATTGAGTTATAAATTAGCTTTTATAATAGGTTTTTTCCAATGTTTAGCAATGATACCTGGAACATCAAGATCTGGGGCAACAATAATAGGAAGTTTACTTTTAGGACTATCCAGAGGAGTAGCCACAGAATTTTCATTTTTCTTAGCTATACCAACAATGTTTGGAGCGACACTATTAAAACTTATAAAGAATGGATTGAATTTTACAGCTTTAGAGTGGCAATTAATAGGAGTTGGATCTTTAGTTTCCTTTGTTGTAGCTTATCTTGTAATTAGATGGTTTATGGGATATATCAGAAAAAGAGATTTTATATTTTTTGGAATATATAGAATTATCTTAGGAATTTTAGTATTATTAGTTTTGTTTTTATAA
- the rfaD gene encoding ADP-glyceromanno-heptose 6-epimerase yields MIIVTGAAGMIGSAMVWKLNEMGRNDIIVVDKLRTEEKWLNLRKRDYADWVDRDELFNWLANPANADKITGVVHMGACSATTERDGDFLMENNYGYSKKLWDFCAARQIPYVYASSAATYGAGELGYNDDVTPEELKKLQPLNKYGYSKKIFDDWAFKQSIAPKQWCGLKFFNVYGPQEYHKGRMASMVFHTFNQYRENGGVKLFKSHKEGFKDGEQLRDFVYLKDVVDVMYFLLTERVESGVYNIGTGEARSFLDLSMATMRAASNNPELKVEDVVEFIPMPEDLRGRYQYFTQASMEKLKRAGYTKKFTSLEEGVKDYVQNYLAKEDSYL; encoded by the coding sequence ATGATAATTGTAACTGGTGCAGCAGGTATGATAGGTAGTGCAATGGTATGGAAATTAAATGAGATGGGAAGAAATGATATCATTGTTGTTGATAAATTAAGAACAGAGGAAAAATGGTTAAATTTAAGAAAGAGAGATTATGCAGATTGGGTAGATAGAGATGAGCTATTTAACTGGTTAGCTAATCCAGCTAATGCTGATAAAATAACAGGGGTAGTACATATGGGAGCTTGTTCAGCAACAACTGAGAGAGATGGAGATTTCCTAATGGAAAATAACTATGGATATAGTAAAAAACTTTGGGATTTCTGTGCAGCAAGACAGATACCATATGTTTATGCTTCATCAGCAGCTACTTATGGTGCTGGAGAGTTAGGGTATAATGATGATGTAACACCAGAGGAGTTAAAAAAATTACAACCTTTAAATAAATATGGATATTCAAAAAAGATATTTGATGACTGGGCTTTTAAACAAAGTATAGCTCCAAAACAATGGTGTGGTTTAAAATTCTTTAATGTGTATGGACCACAAGAGTATCACAAAGGAAGAATGGCTTCAATGGTATTCCATACATTCAATCAATATAGAGAAAATGGAGGAGTGAAACTATTTAAATCTCATAAAGAGGGATTTAAAGATGGAGAGCAATTAAGAGACTTTGTTTATTTAAAAGACGTAGTAGATGTAATGTATTTCTTATTAACTGAAAGGGTAGAATCTGGTGTATATAATATAGGTACAGGAGAGGCAAGAAGTTTCTTAGATCTATCTATGGCTACAATGAGAGCTGCTTCAAATAATCCAGAATTAAAAGTTGAAGATGTAGTAGAGTTTATTCCAATGCCAGAGGACTTAAGAGGAAGATATCAATATTTTACACAGGCTTCTATGGAAAAATTAAAAAGAGCAGGATATACTAAGAAATTTACTTCACTAGAAGAGGGAGTAAAGGACTACGTTCAAAACTATTTAGCAAAAGAAGACTCATACTTATAG